The following proteins are co-located in the Dyadobacter chenwenxiniae genome:
- a CDS encoding 3-keto-disaccharide hydrolase, producing MFRPAILALLLNFAFVCANAQALNTLSATEKKDGWKLLFDGKDFKGWHAYGGKEVGSAWVVDQGAIKLNVPERAGNKAKNGGDIVIDEVVSGDFEFKAEWKVSKYANSGIFFFVTESPKYKNMHDTGLELQVIDDKIYEGARENTHRASDFFGIANARLREGNPEGEWNKIHFIVKKGKLTVYQNEFMVQEHDLNSADWKQKVAGSGFKAAPISKGSYAGRIGLQDWGSTVWYRNIKLRKL from the coding sequence ATGTTCCGACCTGCCATACTCGCCCTGCTGTTGAACTTTGCTTTTGTATGTGCAAATGCACAAGCGCTTAACACGCTTTCCGCCACTGAAAAGAAGGATGGCTGGAAACTTTTATTCGACGGAAAAGACTTCAAAGGCTGGCATGCATATGGCGGTAAGGAAGTTGGTTCCGCCTGGGTTGTAGACCAGGGCGCAATCAAATTGAATGTTCCGGAGCGTGCCGGAAACAAGGCCAAAAATGGGGGCGACATTGTAATCGATGAGGTTGTGAGTGGTGATTTTGAGTTTAAAGCAGAATGGAAAGTGAGCAAATATGCCAACAGCGGCATTTTCTTTTTTGTAACAGAATCCCCAAAATATAAGAACATGCATGACACCGGCCTTGAATTGCAGGTGATCGATGACAAAATTTATGAGGGCGCCAGAGAAAATACCCACCGTGCGAGCGACTTTTTCGGCATAGCCAATGCGCGACTGAGGGAAGGAAACCCGGAAGGTGAATGGAACAAGATCCATTTTATTGTAAAAAAGGGCAAGCTTACCGTTTACCAAAACGAATTCATGGTGCAGGAGCATGACCTCAACAGCGCTGACTGGAAGCAAAAAGTAGCCGGCAGCGGATTTAAAGCGGCACCCATTTCCAAAGGCTCGTATGCCGGAAGAATCGGATTGCAGGATTGGGGAAGCACAGTCTGGTATCGCAACATTA
- a CDS encoding FAD/NAD(P)-binding protein, with amino-acid sequence MKTRIAILGGGPSALFVLKRFVEAGQKDLEIHIFESKKLLGAGMPYSYQGSNQEHVTNVSDNEIPEIVTSIEEWIQTVPEDVLTRFGVDRDGFNEYKVLPRLLFGQYLSAQFDLLLKKAERLGLQTHVHTGCRVIDITDVPGEKKVDITIETSGVSRFNRVVICTGHNWPVKHEGTIPGYFDSPYPPAKLKLQLNHPVAIRGSSLTAIDAMRTLARNNGAFHTEEDGTVVFVPSEESPDFKLVMHSRNGLLPAIRFHLEDPLLSDEALLTEDEIEENRQANDGFLQLDYIFEKAFIDLFREKDPEFYERIKDQSIEEFVEMMMGLREKMEPFALFRREYAEAEKSIRSEKSIHWKEILAVLSYVLNYPAKYMSAEDRLRLQKVLMPLISIVIAFVPQSSAKEMLALDDAGKLEIVSVGDDSEVDPESKGGVTYRYTDHSGEAKAVYYNTFVDCIGQPHLPFESFPFKSLIANGTVRPAHLKFRSSQAGGEAVASGNKDVEQTGREDFFLKVPGIAITDNFQVISRSGDINHRIYIMAVPYIGGYNPDYSGLDFCEQASLTIVGSILED; translated from the coding sequence TTGAAGACCCGTATTGCCATCCTAGGCGGTGGCCCAAGTGCATTATTTGTCTTAAAAAGATTTGTAGAAGCTGGTCAGAAAGACCTTGAAATACACATTTTTGAAAGTAAGAAACTGCTGGGCGCAGGAATGCCTTACAGTTATCAAGGCTCTAACCAAGAGCATGTTACCAACGTTTCAGATAACGAAATCCCAGAGATTGTAACCTCTATCGAAGAATGGATCCAGACCGTGCCCGAGGATGTGCTCACCCGGTTTGGGGTGGACCGGGACGGGTTTAATGAATATAAAGTGTTGCCCAGGCTATTGTTTGGTCAATATCTGTCCGCACAATTTGATCTGTTATTAAAAAAGGCAGAAAGGCTGGGCTTGCAGACGCATGTTCACACTGGTTGCAGGGTGATTGACATCACGGATGTTCCCGGCGAAAAAAAGGTGGATATTACAATTGAGACATCAGGAGTGTCGCGTTTTAATCGTGTGGTGATTTGCACCGGGCACAACTGGCCGGTGAAACACGAGGGAACCATACCCGGCTATTTTGATTCGCCGTATCCTCCTGCCAAGCTGAAATTGCAACTCAATCATCCGGTTGCGATCAGAGGGTCATCATTAACCGCCATAGATGCCATGCGTACACTGGCCCGGAATAATGGGGCATTTCATACGGAAGAAGATGGAACGGTTGTGTTTGTCCCTTCGGAAGAAAGCCCCGATTTTAAGCTGGTTATGCATTCCAGGAACGGGCTTTTGCCTGCCATTCGCTTCCATTTGGAGGACCCGCTGCTGTCTGATGAGGCATTGTTGACGGAAGATGAAATTGAGGAGAACAGACAGGCAAATGATGGTTTCCTGCAACTGGATTATATTTTTGAAAAGGCCTTTATAGATCTGTTTCGGGAAAAAGATCCTGAATTTTACGAACGCATTAAAGATCAAAGCATTGAGGAGTTTGTGGAAATGATGATGGGATTGCGCGAAAAAATGGAGCCGTTCGCGCTTTTCAGAAGAGAATATGCGGAAGCTGAAAAGTCGATCAGGAGCGAGAAATCCATTCATTGGAAGGAGATTCTGGCGGTTTTGAGTTATGTGCTAAATTATCCTGCCAAATATATGTCGGCTGAGGACCGTTTGAGATTGCAAAAGGTTTTGATGCCGCTCATTTCAATTGTCATTGCGTTTGTGCCTCAGAGCTCTGCCAAGGAAATGCTGGCGCTGGACGATGCCGGAAAGCTGGAAATCGTTTCCGTAGGAGATGATAGTGAGGTAGATCCGGAAAGCAAAGGTGGAGTCACTTATCGCTATACCGATCATTCCGGGGAAGCCAAAGCGGTTTATTACAACACATTTGTGGACTGCATTGGCCAGCCACATTTACCTTTTGAGAGTTTTCCGTTTAAAAGCCTCATTGCAAACGGCACTGTGCGGCCGGCGCATTTGAAATTCAGATCCTCCCAAGCGGGCGGAGAGGCGGTTGCAAGCGGTAATAAGGACGTTGAACAAACTGGGAGGGAAGATTTTTTCCTCAAAGTGCCCGGCATAGCGATCACTGATAATTTCCAGGTTATTTCACGTTCAGGGGACATTAATCACCGCATTTACATTATGGCTGTTCCTTATATCGGGGGTTACAACCCGGATTATTCTGGACTGGATTTCTGCGAACAGGCTTCATTAACCATAGTAGGCAGTATTTTGGAAGATTAG
- a CDS encoding MOSC domain-containing protein, with protein sequence MFLSEIWVYPVKSLGGIRLKESLAEERGLQYDRRWLIVDEKGTFLTQRTNAQMTLLDVAFSEDGLLISHRYDPVNQILVPFERENDDEIEVKIWSDRVLARTISNLADEWLSERLGKIVRIVEMTPETQRPMNPAYAGTGHTVSFADDFPFLLISQASLDHLNSKLSQSVEMKRFRPNFVVAGTTPFEEDSWKTITIGNTSFQVAKPCERCIMVNIDPKTGIKSPETLKALSTYRKEGKDIFFGQNVVGLESGIVREGDHITLH encoded by the coding sequence ATGTTTTTATCAGAAATATGGGTTTATCCTGTAAAGTCCCTCGGGGGAATCCGTTTGAAAGAATCGCTTGCCGAAGAACGTGGTTTGCAATATGACCGGCGCTGGCTGATAGTAGATGAAAAAGGCACTTTTCTTACCCAGCGAACCAACGCACAAATGACTTTGCTGGATGTTGCGTTTTCAGAGGATGGCTTGTTGATTTCCCATCGTTATGATCCTGTCAACCAAATCCTTGTCCCTTTCGAACGGGAAAATGACGATGAGATTGAAGTAAAAATATGGAGTGATCGGGTTTTGGCAAGAACAATTTCAAACCTGGCAGATGAATGGTTGAGTGAACGGCTCGGCAAGATTGTGCGCATTGTAGAAATGACTCCTGAAACGCAGCGTCCAATGAACCCTGCTTATGCAGGGACAGGTCACACGGTTAGCTTTGCGGACGATTTCCCATTTCTTCTCATATCCCAGGCCTCACTGGACCATTTAAACAGCAAACTTTCTCAATCCGTTGAAATGAAGCGCTTTCGGCCAAATTTCGTTGTTGCGGGCACTACTCCTTTTGAGGAAGACTCGTGGAAAACCATAACGATCGGAAATACAAGCTTCCAGGTGGCCAAGCCTTGCGAGCGCTGCATAATGGTCAACATTGACCCTAAAACGGGCATAAAAAGTCCTGAGACGCTGAAAGCATTGTCAACTTACCGAAAAGAAGGAAAGGATATATTTTTCGGGCAAAATGTCGTCGGGCTGGAAAGTGGCATTGTGCGGGAAGGCGATCACATTACACTGCATTAA
- a CDS encoding MFS transporter: protein MKPQLAQIRWYRIIPVVFVTYSLAYLDRANFGFAVAGGMAGDLNITPNTSTLLSSLFFLGYFFFQIPGAQYAAHKAAKKLIFISLICWGALAAATGMVNDTTTLIVIRFMLGVVESAVMPAMLILLSQWFTKEERSRANTFLILGNPVTVLWMSVLSGYLIDSMGWRWMFIIQGLPGILWAFIWWKLIDERPMEAKWLSDEEKKELEKRLQEEQVGIKPVKNYAEAFKSRKVILLSLQYLLWSVGVYGFVMWLPSIIKAAPDMSMVTTGWLSSVPYLLAVIGMLSASYFSDKSGNRKLFIWPFLLIAAICLYATVWLGPDKFWLSYGLLVIAGGALYTPYGPFFAAIADVLPKNVIGGAIGLINSLGALGSFAGSYLVGYLNSETGNFNASYTLMSGALVLATMITLIVIPAPEKRKVAAI from the coding sequence ATGAAACCACAATTGGCCCAGATAAGATGGTATCGGATCATTCCGGTTGTTTTTGTAACATATAGTCTTGCTTACCTGGACAGGGCCAACTTCGGTTTTGCGGTTGCCGGCGGTATGGCCGGAGATTTGAACATTACCCCTAACACATCCACATTACTCAGTTCGCTTTTCTTTCTGGGTTATTTCTTTTTCCAGATCCCCGGAGCTCAATATGCAGCGCATAAGGCAGCCAAAAAGTTGATTTTCATTTCATTGATCTGCTGGGGCGCATTGGCAGCGGCCACGGGAATGGTAAACGACACCACCACGCTGATCGTGATCCGCTTCATGCTCGGTGTGGTAGAAAGCGCTGTGATGCCTGCAATGCTTATTTTGCTGAGCCAATGGTTCACCAAAGAAGAACGCTCGCGGGCCAACACATTCCTGATCCTCGGAAACCCGGTTACGGTTCTTTGGATGTCGGTTTTATCCGGTTATCTCATTGATTCAATGGGCTGGCGATGGATGTTTATCATTCAGGGGTTACCGGGAATTCTTTGGGCTTTTATCTGGTGGAAACTCATTGATGAACGCCCTATGGAAGCTAAATGGCTTTCGGACGAGGAGAAAAAGGAATTGGAAAAACGTTTGCAGGAAGAACAGGTGGGCATAAAACCTGTCAAGAATTATGCGGAGGCTTTCAAGTCCAGGAAAGTGATTTTGCTGTCGCTTCAATATCTTTTGTGGAGCGTTGGTGTTTATGGATTCGTCATGTGGCTGCCGTCTATCATTAAGGCTGCACCGGACATGAGTATGGTCACCACGGGCTGGTTATCGTCTGTTCCTTATTTGCTCGCAGTGATAGGAATGCTGAGCGCGTCTTACTTTTCGGACAAATCGGGCAACAGGAAGCTGTTTATCTGGCCGTTCCTACTGATTGCCGCTATCTGTTTATATGCTACGGTGTGGCTTGGCCCGGACAAGTTCTGGCTTTCTTATGGGTTGCTTGTTATTGCGGGAGGTGCGTTATATACACCATATGGCCCATTTTTCGCTGCTATTGCCGATGTTTTGCCAAAAAATGTGATCGGCGGGGCGATCGGACTGATCAACAGTCTGGGCGCGTTGGGATCTTTTGCAGGCTCTTATCTGGTAGGTTATCTTAATAGTGAAACGGGAAATTTCAATGCATCCTATACACTCATGTCCGGCGCGCTGGTCCTGGCTACTATGATCACATTGATTGTGATACCGGCACCTGAAAAAAGGAAGGTTGCAGCGATTTAA
- a CDS encoding DUF1420 family protein translates to MNSLSGYFISSPLSVLLTLSLGTSLAIISNDIGKRLFKTAEPVQSALYFFAGLLALSWLIWLIGLFGLVSVFLLKVIFWGIVLCGMFIVVRRRADFGGFVREKLAVFRALQSFEFITAWVLIAVLGSYFLLSLTVPTDSDSLNYHLALPVEILQKGSLWFNRDHLHYRLAGFGEMINLLGVANGCPQLGAFIQMVALLYTMRALSARFVPGQKLAVSVFLAAIPTLLFLLPNQKHQLTGILCTTVCFLFISNSGHSTLARIRLLMLAILFAAGLKYSFLISIAALVVLFVMKRPKNILLSTVAANFAFLTLLILGPQLLFRWVHFGDPLSPLLEGFFSEPDPVIQRFHHYIKNFRESSFPFPANLLLTDSIGKVSAILGSGIIIFGFLPFLFRTAKAEIASILFLLVAISIGSQLSSRFLMEPLLWTIPLFITAYGQATNFKYFNWLMRAQLFCMVPFVTIGLFALAPSLFSDNLRTTVLMNSANGYAESVWLNEKLPADANIATTSRSRAFLPRPFFPWEYLVFTSTNEPAEVEALRKKLAKYQVHYIVLPKTGGEQLQSATHATLTFGPKRFPLATRNPRNRTAYQIAIFKTDSAAILKN, encoded by the coding sequence ATGAATTCGTTGAGCGGCTATTTTATCTCTTCACCTCTCTCCGTTTTACTTACTCTGAGCCTGGGAACGAGTTTGGCGATTATCAGCAACGATATAGGAAAGCGGCTTTTCAAAACTGCTGAACCAGTCCAAAGCGCGCTTTATTTCTTTGCAGGGCTCCTCGCGCTTTCCTGGCTGATCTGGCTGATCGGCCTTTTTGGACTCGTTTCAGTATTTTTACTAAAAGTGATTTTCTGGGGAATCGTTCTTTGTGGCATGTTCATTGTTGTGCGCCGGAGAGCGGATTTTGGGGGCTTTGTAAGAGAGAAATTAGCGGTTTTCCGAGCGCTGCAATCTTTTGAATTCATCACAGCATGGGTCCTGATTGCCGTCCTGGGTAGCTATTTCCTGCTTTCCCTCACCGTCCCGACAGATTCCGATTCATTAAATTATCATCTTGCGCTGCCTGTCGAAATCTTGCAGAAAGGAAGCCTCTGGTTTAACCGTGACCATCTGCATTACAGGCTGGCAGGGTTCGGGGAGATGATTAATTTGCTGGGCGTTGCGAACGGTTGCCCGCAACTTGGCGCATTTATTCAAATGGTCGCGCTGCTTTATACAATGCGCGCGCTTTCGGCAAGGTTCGTACCCGGGCAAAAACTGGCCGTTTCCGTATTTCTTGCAGCAATCCCTACATTATTGTTTCTCTTGCCAAATCAAAAACATCAGCTGACAGGCATTCTTTGTACAACGGTTTGCTTCCTTTTTATAAGCAATTCCGGGCATTCCACGCTGGCGCGCATTCGTTTGCTAATGCTGGCCATTTTGTTTGCTGCGGGTTTAAAATACTCGTTCCTGATCAGCATTGCGGCGCTGGTTGTTTTGTTTGTAATGAAGCGGCCGAAAAACATTTTGCTATCAACCGTCGCAGCCAACTTCGCATTCCTTACATTATTAATCCTTGGGCCGCAGTTGCTTTTCAGGTGGGTTCACTTTGGTGATCCCCTGTCCCCGCTGCTGGAAGGCTTTTTTTCTGAGCCTGACCCGGTTATCCAAAGATTTCACCATTATATCAAAAATTTCCGCGAGTCGTCATTTCCCTTTCCTGCAAACCTGTTACTAACTGACAGCATCGGGAAAGTCTCGGCCATACTGGGCTCAGGCATCATTATTTTTGGGTTTTTACCGTTCCTTTTCAGAACCGCCAAAGCTGAAATCGCCAGCATTTTGTTTTTGCTCGTAGCCATTTCCATTGGAAGCCAGCTGTCATCACGGTTTCTTATGGAGCCGCTTTTATGGACAATTCCCCTGTTTATCACCGCTTATGGCCAGGCAACAAATTTCAAATACTTCAACTGGCTGATGCGGGCGCAATTGTTTTGCATGGTGCCGTTTGTAACAATCGGGTTATTCGCACTAGCGCCTTCCCTTTTTTCCGACAACCTGAGAACCACCGTCTTGATGAATTCTGCAAACGGGTATGCAGAAAGCGTCTGGCTTAACGAAAAGCTGCCGGCTGACGCAAATATAGCCACCACCAGCCGCTCGCGGGCCTTCCTTCCCCGACCCTTTTTCCCCTGGGAATATCTGGTTTTTACCTCAACGAACGAACCCGCGGAAGTGGAGGCGCTGCGCAAAAAACTAGCTAAATATCAAGTACATTACATTGTTTTACCAAAAACGGGTGGCGAGCAGTTACAAAGTGCCACCCATGCCACATTAACATTCGGGCCGAAAAGATTCCCGCTCGCCACCAGAAATCCGCGGAACCGGACTGCTTATCAGATCGCTATATTCAAGACAGACTCCGCTGCCATCCTGAAAAACTGA
- a CDS encoding LytR/AlgR family response regulator transcription factor, with product MTASSLPGIRFIAIDDNPLDLLFISEFAKAFPFLQNCGTFANALEGYEAQQYIKPDLVFLDIEMPGFTGLELLRKIRNEVDIAVFITSHHEFAIEGYELSALDYILKPLTEARFQETARRIREYALMKHRAEAYEVLFGDDTLTIKEGHNQVKLSQKDIIYLEAMQDYTKIITQQKNYVTLSTLTCFMEQLPSDRFMRIHRSYAVSLNQIKELRHSEVVCNNTVIPVGKTYRSAIAKLRL from the coding sequence ATGACCGCCAGTTCGCTTCCCGGGATCCGTTTTATTGCGATTGACGATAATCCGCTCGATTTGCTTTTCATTTCCGAATTCGCAAAAGCATTTCCCTTTCTGCAAAACTGCGGCACATTTGCCAATGCGCTGGAAGGTTATGAAGCGCAGCAATATATCAAGCCCGATCTTGTTTTTCTGGACATTGAAATGCCCGGTTTTACGGGTTTGGAGCTTTTAAGGAAGATCAGGAATGAAGTTGATATCGCCGTTTTCATTACATCTCATCACGAGTTTGCCATTGAAGGTTACGAGCTTTCCGCATTAGATTATATCCTGAAACCATTAACCGAGGCGCGTTTTCAGGAAACGGCACGGAGAATTCGCGAATATGCGCTAATGAAACATCGTGCCGAGGCTTATGAAGTGCTTTTTGGGGATGATACACTTACCATTAAGGAAGGTCATAATCAGGTTAAATTGTCTCAGAAGGACATTATTTATCTGGAAGCGATGCAGGATTATACCAAGATTATCACACAGCAAAAAAATTACGTCACCTTGTCCACGCTGACGTGCTTCATGGAGCAACTTCCGTCGGACCGCTTTATGCGTATACACCGCAGCTACGCCGTCTCTTTGAACCAAATTAAGGAGCTGCGGCATTCAGAGGTGGTTTGTAATAATACCGTCATCCCCGTTGGCAAAACATATCGATCAGCAATTGCAAAGCTCCGACTTTGA
- a CDS encoding tetratricopeptide repeat-containing sensor histidine kinase: MKQILLVFVFTNVFIINIHAQAVPDLSRYKTNRDKLEALADLCDSLAAHEEVEREKVVSKYALKIAPANDWYYRSIFYYNLGFAFESSDPDSSIYFHEKSLADARKGKLSVRILISLQRLLYSYSNTAGHTHKSEGALKEMLASIDTTKNERDKASLYATIGNYYFVKGQYNTQINYLLKGIAIKKKLIRDGVIKDREDVAVDLLSLSELYIDMAQGEKGLYYGKEARNYIVAHKPYLNHYYKDMADVYILLKQPGNAKIYYDSLAGMITPDNQSAGRRTNKIASDLTFADFYLSANKLDSAAIFIKRANDLAPKWANEFLMSQVDFMTGTLYMGQKKYAKALPVLKAAEPNSAALGLEIHAALLQSLAKCYAANGQWQQAFAYYDKYAPIRDSLYLESSRKSIADAEAQYQNKDKQQQIEVKNIQIDKTKKQLIWLISGLLLLALSLVLLGVIYRNKRKNAEILDRKNKELAKLIAELEEANSTKAKLFSIISHDLRSPISQVYQFLKLQQLNPKLLSEVQKAELSEKIQTATGSLLETMEDLLLWSKTQMNQFQADIQPVDVSLVALQSLKLLQLNVDAKNLQIENNIPAQTIVKTDPNYLQAIVRNLLQNAVKASEENGSIRLGMSRESNQLTLFIENEGKAFSQADYLEILSQKDAGKGLSGLGLRLVDDLSVKTGLKIRFENPGGMITRSLIVFT; the protein is encoded by the coding sequence ATGAAGCAGATTTTACTGGTTTTCGTTTTCACTAATGTCTTCATAATAAACATTCATGCGCAGGCTGTTCCTGACCTATCCCGCTATAAAACCAATCGGGATAAACTGGAAGCGCTTGCGGACTTATGCGATTCTCTGGCGGCGCACGAAGAGGTGGAGCGGGAAAAAGTGGTGTCAAAATACGCGCTGAAAATCGCGCCGGCCAACGACTGGTATTACCGCTCTATTTTTTATTACAATCTGGGCTTCGCATTTGAAAGCTCCGATCCCGACAGCTCGATCTATTTTCACGAAAAATCACTCGCGGACGCGCGTAAGGGCAAGTTGTCCGTTCGCATCCTCATTTCTTTACAGCGGCTACTATATTCATACTCCAACACGGCCGGCCACACGCACAAGAGCGAAGGGGCCCTCAAGGAAATGCTGGCCAGCATTGATACAACCAAAAACGAACGCGATAAAGCTTCACTTTATGCCACGATCGGAAATTACTATTTTGTGAAAGGGCAATATAACACGCAGATCAATTATTTGCTGAAAGGCATCGCCATTAAAAAGAAACTGATCCGGGATGGGGTGATTAAAGACAGGGAAGATGTGGCGGTAGACCTGCTGAGCTTGTCAGAGCTTTACATTGATATGGCGCAGGGCGAAAAAGGGCTTTATTACGGTAAGGAGGCCAGAAATTACATTGTCGCACATAAGCCTTATCTGAACCATTACTACAAGGATATGGCGGACGTTTACATATTACTGAAGCAACCGGGGAACGCGAAAATCTATTACGACAGCCTGGCTGGAATGATCACACCCGACAACCAGAGTGCAGGCCGCCGAACCAACAAAATCGCATCGGACCTCACATTTGCTGATTTTTACCTGTCGGCCAATAAGCTGGACAGCGCCGCCATTTTCATCAAGCGCGCCAATGATCTGGCGCCGAAATGGGCGAATGAATTTTTAATGTCACAGGTCGATTTCATGACGGGAACATTGTACATGGGGCAAAAGAAATATGCGAAGGCACTGCCTGTTTTGAAGGCGGCGGAACCAAACAGCGCTGCACTGGGGCTGGAAATCCACGCTGCCCTTTTACAATCACTCGCCAAATGCTATGCTGCGAACGGTCAGTGGCAGCAGGCGTTTGCATACTACGACAAATATGCGCCGATCCGCGATTCGCTCTATCTGGAATCGTCCCGAAAAAGCATTGCGGACGCCGAGGCGCAATATCAGAACAAAGACAAGCAGCAGCAGATCGAAGTGAAAAATATTCAGATCGATAAGACAAAAAAGCAGCTTATATGGCTCATTTCAGGGCTGTTGCTGCTCGCGTTATCGTTGGTTCTACTTGGTGTTATTTACAGGAATAAGCGAAAAAACGCTGAAATCCTGGATCGCAAAAACAAGGAACTCGCTAAGCTGATTGCTGAGTTGGAAGAAGCCAACAGCACGAAGGCCAAGCTTTTCAGCATTATCAGCCACGATCTGCGCTCACCAATCAGCCAGGTTTACCAATTCCTGAAATTGCAGCAGCTCAATCCCAAGCTGCTTTCCGAAGTCCAGAAAGCCGAACTCAGTGAAAAAATCCAAACTGCCACGGGTTCGCTCCTGGAAACAATGGAGGACCTGCTATTGTGGTCAAAAACCCAGATGAACCAGTTTCAAGCCGACATCCAGCCCGTGGACGTTTCCCTGGTCGCCTTGCAGAGCTTGAAGTTGCTGCAACTGAACGTCGATGCTAAAAACCTTCAAATTGAAAATAACATCCCGGCGCAGACCATTGTAAAAACCGACCCCAACTATCTGCAAGCGATTGTCAGAAACCTGCTCCAAAATGCCGTAAAGGCTTCGGAAGAAAACGGATCGATAAGACTCGGCATGTCGCGGGAATCAAATCAGCTCACGCTGTTTATCGAAAACGAAGGCAAAGCATTCAGCCAGGCCGATTACCTGGAAATCCTCTCTCAGAAAGACGCCGGAAAAGGGCTTTCCGGACTGGGTCTAAGATTGGTAGATGACCTGTCTGTGAAAACGGGGTTGAAAATAAGGTTTGAAAATCCCGGCGGGATGATAACGCGAAGCTTGATTGTATTTACCTAG
- a CDS encoding sensor histidine kinase, producing the protein MRPRFFSRYEWWYHLFMMPVFCIVGNYYFIGTSYFQEFSVFVKATLLVLALYWFAIASLTIVIRWIIARFPNVDQTRPRLIAMLLAVGLLTMVLAAFDVWAYSVTPGLEVQFVWENIWPIMILGAFFDVFLCALLGLFYSLEQWKKNQAESERLERESLQHQFDALKGQVNPHFLFNSLNTLSALISDDQDKAEEFVEDLAKIYRYILQASKTELVPVQAEFAFLHTYARLLGARYGESLQIVEPDPYSGELLVPPLVLQVLIDNAIKFNTMTKAKPLIIKVEIAFSQRIMVRNNIQSKVRAMGTDQGGLGGLRVKYHALSNREIRVEETAEHFTVTVPLLSGRVRA; encoded by the coding sequence GTGAGGCCGCGCTTTTTTTCGAGATACGAATGGTGGTATCATCTGTTCATGATGCCCGTGTTCTGTATTGTCGGTAATTATTATTTCATCGGCACTTCCTATTTTCAGGAATTTTCGGTTTTCGTTAAAGCCACGCTGCTCGTTTTGGCGCTATACTGGTTTGCGATCGCCTCGCTGACGATTGTGATCCGGTGGATCATCGCACGCTTTCCCAATGTGGACCAGACTAGACCCCGTTTGATAGCCATGTTGCTGGCCGTGGGGTTGCTTACAATGGTGCTGGCTGCTTTTGATGTTTGGGCATACAGCGTTACCCCGGGGCTTGAAGTGCAGTTTGTTTGGGAAAATATCTGGCCTATTATGATCCTGGGCGCATTCTTTGATGTTTTCCTTTGCGCTTTGCTCGGTCTTTTTTATTCTTTGGAACAATGGAAGAAAAACCAGGCTGAAAGTGAAAGGCTGGAACGTGAATCATTGCAGCATCAGTTCGATGCCCTCAAAGGACAGGTTAACCCGCATTTTTTGTTCAACAGCCTGAACACGCTTTCTGCCCTGATCAGCGATGACCAGGACAAGGCGGAAGAATTTGTGGAAGATCTTGCCAAAATCTACCGTTACATTTTACAGGCTTCCAAAACGGAACTCGTTCCGGTCCAGGCTGAATTTGCTTTTCTGCACACCTATGCGCGGCTGTTAGGCGCACGTTATGGCGAGAGCCTGCAAATTGTTGAGCCGGATCCGTATTCGGGTGAACTGCTTGTTCCGCCGCTGGTTTTGCAGGTGTTGATCGATAATGCGATCAAATTCAATACAATGACGAAAGCGAAGCCACTGATCATTAAGGTGGAAATTGCTTTTAGCCAGCGTATAATGGTCCGGAACAATATTCAGAGCAAAGTGCGGGCCATGGGGACGGATCAGGGCGGCCTTGGCGGACTTCGGGTCAAATATCACGCGCTGAGCAACCGGGAGATTCGTGTGGAGGAGACAGCGGAGCATTTTACGGTCACGGTGCCATTATTGTCCGGCCGGGTGAGAGCCTGA